The nucleotide sequence TGATGGGGCCAATAATAATTGCGAGATCCAACATGTGAACAAGGTCTTGGTCGAAGATATTAATAGCGATGGCTATGCTCGTAAATACATCAACGGTACGACCTTATCGCCAAATCTGTTCGACCGTCCGTTCGGACATATTGTTGCGATCTGGGGCCATATAAATGTGCCGACAAGCAAGTATTTTCGAATGCTCTTCCGGAAAGAGAGCGAAAGTTCATGGACTGTAGTTGAAGACGGAAGAAGGTATAAGCAAGGATTGTTCACTATAGGCCTGCGCGTACCCGATGAAAACGGATGGTTCCGTATAGATGAGTATAATAACGATTTGGGGAATTATAGCGACACCCCTCTGGCGAACTGGGATTCGGAAAGTAGAACAGGTAAATACCGCCTGCGTTTAGAGTGTGCGGACGCCTCAAAAACACCGATTCAATCATGCGAGGTCTCGGTTTTCTTGGACAATAAAAACCCAGAACATTATGGTTTTACCGATAGCCCCATACCACAACTGGGACTTACCGTAAAGAACAGTGCGGGTGAGGTAAAAGAATGTGGCAAGTACAAAGGAGCTGAAAAGGTACTGGTTTATGGTAATTTTAAAGATGACCACTTCAACGCTTTTTCGTTAGAGATATTTGGCGGAAACTTGCCCTCTGCAGGTATAAAGATAACCCCTGCCGTAAATCGCTACGATGAAGGGGGCAAGCTCGATAGCAATGGGATTGTAGGAGCTAGCGATCCTGGAAAAGGCAAGTTGTTGACGACAATCGATAATATGGCTGCCGATCCTATCAATGCCAATGTTGACTGTGCCTATGGAATACGAATGGTAACTTCGGATAGGGCTATTCTGGGAAGCTTTTCCGGTTATGTCTTTAGACGTAGCTCACATTCCAAGGCGTCTTACGTAACCTTTAACTGGGCGCCATAAATAATTTTTGATTAAGGAGAAGGCCAACTCGGATGTATCTGTGTTGGCTTTCTTTGTTTATCGGTGATGGTAATATCGGTCATGGAGAAGGTCGGAACCTCTTTGATATCGGCCGCCCCAAACTAAAGGGTAGGGCGGTAGAAGACTTTAAGGGATTGAAGAAAAGGCTAGGTCATGTTGTAGATATATAAATGGACAAAAACTAGGGAGGTCTAAAAGGAAAGATTGAAGTGCTCGTGCATTATTCCCCTTATAGCTTCTTCGTTTAGAGGCTTGTACATCATATCCTTGATTTCCCTATACTTGGTCATTTTATCGGCATCACTGGGTATAATGGAAGTAGTCAATAAGATTACCCGGGTATTGATCTTTAATTTTGGGTCTAGTTCACTATATAGGTCCATAAACTCCCATGCATCCATGGTGGGCATATTTATGTCGATGAATATGAGTTCGGGAAAGGCTTCCGCATTGCTGAGATAGTCGATAGCTTTTTGCCCCATAGTAAAAGCCAAGATGTTTTCCGCACAATTGACCCGTCTTAAGTAAGTTTCGTGAATGAAGTTTGTAGCGTTGTTATCGTCTACAAGTACGATGGTATTTATCATAGTAAAGAAAGTTATAGATTTAAGTTAAAGTGAAAGGTACTTCCCTTTCCCATTTCTGATTCCACCCAAATTTTTCCGTTATGAAGCTCTACGATCTTTTTGCAGTGTGCCAGACCTATTCCGGTACCTTCATAATCTTCTTGGTTGTGCAATCTTTTAAATACTTGAAAAATGTGTTCTTGGTTTTTTTTGTCTATTCCTATTCCATTGTCCCTTATATAAATATGTTCCCCCTTTTCACAAGTTAGGGTGCCGATTTCTATTCTGGGACTTTCATCTTTGCTTATAAATTTTATGGAATTGCCGATAAGGTTAAGAAAAAGGGAATGCAGTTCGACCCTATGTCCGGTTAGGGTAGGCAGTTCCTTAATAAGAATTTTGGTTTTGGTGGAGTCGATACGGATTTGAAGGTCTTTCTGCACGTTTTCGACTACCTCTTTTAAATTTACGATTTCTTTTTTGGTGTTGCTCCCTATTTTTGAATAGGCCAAAATCACTTTTACCAATTCGCCCATTCTTGAGGAGGCCTCTTCTATAAATTCGAGATAAGTGTTGGCCCTATTGTCGAGAAGGGTATTGTACTCATCTTTGAACAATGCTACAAAATCACGTATCGTACGTAAAGGTTCCTGCAGGTCGTGGCTGGCCACATAAGCAAAGCGCTCTAGCTCCTTATTGCTTCGCGATAGTTGCTTTAACTGGGTTATGTTGATGTGGCTGCCCACCATTCTCTTGGGTTCGCCGTTCTCGCCCCATTCTATGACCAAGCCTTTGCACCATACCCATACAATGCTGCCGTTTTTGTGGAAGTACCTGATTTCATTATCGTAAGGTATTTCCCCCTTACTTTTTACATGGGCATCAAGTTTTTCGAGTACACCGGGCAAATCGTCCGGGTGTACGATTCTCTGCCATGATTCAGCGGAGCCCGTCATTTCATGTTCATCATAACCGAACATTTTCTTAAAGGTAGGGCTAAGGTATTCGCTGTTTTCGGCAATGTTCCAGTCCCAGAAACCGGCCATGGTTATTTCCAACACCTGTTCAAAGACCATGTTTCGGTCGAGTAGGTCCTGTTCCAGTTTAGGCAATTTTTTGAGCATGGAAACATCGGTCGTGGTGCCTATCATTCTTTTGGGCTGTCCGTCTTCTGTCCACTCCATAATTTTACCTCTTAATAGTAAGGTAACATAATGGCCCAATTTATGTTTGTATCTTGTTTCCACCGCATAGGGTTCCTTGCCTTGTGAGTCAATATGCTTTTGCATGGCCTCTATTTGAATTTTCAAATCGCCAGGATGGGCCAAGGCGCTCCAAAACTCGATAGTTTCTTCGATTTCATCCTTATGGTAACCCAGAACTTCGGCAATTGAATGACTTACATAATAGGTATTATCGGCTATGTTCAAGTCCCAAAAACTATCGGTGGTTTGTTCAATGGCAAGTTGTTGGTTTTGCAAGCGTTGTTCCGCCGATTTAAGTTTGTTGATGTCAACGTAGCTTAAGGTAGCTCCGGCCACATTTCCTCCACCATCTTGAAAAGGCACGATCTTTTGCAAGAACCATTGGCCCTTGGCATCTTTTACTTCACTTTCTTTAGGGACATGGTTGATTATTACGGATTTAATATCTGAGATGAACTCTTTATAGTTGTTCTTGTGAAACGAGCTGGCGAAGTGTTCGAGAGGTCTATTGACATCGTTTTCTAATAGATTAAAGTGCTTAGCTACGCTAGGGGTGAATTTTCGTATTCTCAGTTCCTTATCTAAAAATACGGTGCCTATATCCGTACTTTTAAAAAGGTTGTCCAAATCTGAATTAAGCATTGCTAGTTCCTCTATTTTTTCCTGAAGTTCCGCATTTACGGTATGTAGCTCCTCGTTTACACTTTGCAACTCTTCATTGGTGCTCTGTAACTCTTCGTTTGAGGCTAAGAGTTCTTCATTGGTAGCTTGCAATTCTTCATTGCTGGTCTCTACCTCTTCGATCATATTTTTAAGACTCTCCCTAGTTTCTTTCAATTCGGACTCTAGTTCGCGTTCTCTTGTGTTTTTTGGGACAACATTGGTTTCTTCGAGCACTAAAGTGTGGGAAGATTGTAGTTCAACAGGCTTTATGATCACCAAAAAATTCGAGGGGTTGCTGTTTAAGGGATTCTGGAAGGAAGCCACGTGCATATTGGCCATCACAGGTTCTTTACCCGTTGAAAAATTTAGATTTTCATGTTTAAGTTTTTGATTGGTAGTGCCTACTTTTCTTATAGAGTAGCTCAACACCATAGCTATACTCTCAGGCACCATTTTTAAAAGATTCATACTGAAGCCTTTGTTAGGTAGGCTGATGTAGTTGCTCAGTTCCCCATAAGCATCCACAATGTTGAAATTGCTATCGATTACGATGGAAGCTAGGTGTAGATTGTCACTTAAAGCCTCTACTATAAACTGTTTTGTATTTCGCTCATAGCCTATGGTTTCCGTGCCGAAGGAATTTCTTAGTGTATTTTTTGAATTGTAGGGTTGAAGCCCTAAAATTTTGGCTGGTCGTATGTTGCGGTATATTTTTTGTTTTCGATGTAATTCCTCAAAAGCATTTTTTTGCCTGCTCAAAGATTCACTGCTTCCAAGTACTAGAATGCCGTTCCTGTTTAGCGAGTAGTGCAATACATCGAGCACCTTATTTTGGGCGGCGGGTTGCAAATAAATGAGCATATTTCGGCAAAAGGAAATATCCATTTTATTAAAAGGAGGGTCTTTTAGCACATTGTGCTTGCTAAAAATGACCATACGCCTTATGTTCTCATTAATATGGTAACTATCACCTTTCTTCGTGAAATTTGCAAGTAAACGCTTTTCGGGAATGTTTGAAACCGAACTTTCGTTATATATGCCTTTAGAGCCATCTTTGAGGTGGTTTTTCTCAATATCGGTAGCAAAAATTTTGACCAGGTTTTTTTTATTTTGTTTGGCGAGCTCCTCGTTGATAATTATAGCCAAGGAATAGGCTTCTTCGCCACTGCTTACCCCAACACACCAACATTTTATGGTGTCATTTTTCTTTTTATCGTAAATTAATTTGGGGATGATTTCATTGGTCAAAAGATCCCAAACCGTATCATCCCTAAAAAAACTGGTTACCCCGACCAAAAATTCCCTTATCAAAAAGTGGGCTTCTTCAGGTCTTTCCAATAGGAAATCTTTGTATTCTTGAAGGGAATCTAGGCGTTTTACACCAATTCTTCGGGCAATCATCCGGATTAAAGTAGGCCTCTTGTAGTATTCAAAGTCTAATTTGGTCTGACTGTTTACAAAGTTCAAAATCTTAATAAGGGTCTCCTCGTCCTTTAAAATACTTTCTTCGAGAGATCCGTATACGGCAGGGTGCTGCATGAAGCGTTGTAGTTCTTCCCCCATTTGTTCGGTAGGTAAGACATAGTCTACCAAATGGGTGTTAATGGCATTTTGCGGCATGCTTTCAAACTCGGCCTGTTCGGGGTCCTGTACCATAACCATTCCACCGAATTCCTTAATGTCCCTTGCCCCAGAGGTTCCGTCACTACCTGTTCCGCTTAAGATTACGGCAATGGCCTTGTTCGTCTTTTCCCTGGCCAAGGACTTGAAGAATAAATCGATAGGAAGGTTCAAGGTTCTATCCGTGGGCTTGTTCTCTAAGAGCAGGTGTCCATCCTTGACGAATATATTTTTTTTAGGGGTTAAAAGATAGATCGTACCAGGTTCGACCTTGGTCTTTTTCTTGACCTCGATTATGGGCATGTCGGTGTTTTTAGACAAGAGTTCCCCCATAAGACTCTTGTAATCGGGGCTCAAGTGTTGAACAACCACAAAGCTATGGGCAAATTTGGCGGGTAGATCCTCAAAAAATGATTTTAAAGCCTCCAATCCTCCTGCACTTGCTCCGACGCCTATTATTGAAAATTCGTTTTTTTGAGATTTAATATGCTGATTTTCAGTGCTTGGGGAGGTAGGTTGGGTCATGTAAGGAGGGTTTGCTTTTTAATAAAAGTAACGAAAATCTTACATACCTGATATGGAATATGATTTAATTTTATCAAATATTGGAATGATTATCGTAGCAAAGATGGTCGACTTAAATTATTTGGTGTTTGTATATCCTATTTCCATTCTTTTTAAGAACATTCTTCTGCTTTGTTAAAAAGGGATTTTTATTTGCCTTTATATCAATTGTTTTTCGACTGCCACCTTGATCAGGGAGGCCGCGTTGGAAACTTCCAATTTCTGCATAAGGTTTCGCCGGTGTGTCTCTACGGTAAGGGGACTGATAAACAGTTCTTCGGCAATGTTGTTGGTGGTTTTTCCATCGGCGATCAAGGTGAGGATATGCTTTTCCCTTCGGGTCAACTTGGGCAAATCGTTGTGTTCTTGGGTGACCGAATCGGCAAGTATTTTTTGCACCTCGCTCCCGAAATAAAAATGGCCTTGGTGCACTTGCGAAATGGCATTGACCAACTCGTCGGCCGTGGCGTTCTTGAGCAGGTATCCCCTGACCCCATTTTTGATCATTTGGTTGATAATGCTCGGCTCGCTGTAGGTGCTCAGCCCGATAATACCAATATTCGCCCTAATATTGAGAATTTTGGTCACCATTTCCACCCCATTGATATCGGGCAGGTTTACATCCAACAAAATAACATCCGCGGTATCCTTTTCCAAGTAGGAAAGCGTATCGGTGCCGTTCATAAAATGGGTCTTGACGGTCACCCGGTTGTCGTCGCTCAATAAGGTTTTAAGACCTTCGATCACCATGGGGTGATCATCTACTATTAAAATTTGTATAGGTTTATGCTGCATCTACGGTAATTTGTACATTAACGGTGGTACCCTCGTTTTCTTCGGAGTGGAACTCCAGATCGCCCTTGAGGTAGGCGACCCTGGTCCTAAGGTTAGAGATGCCCATACCACCTTCCTTTTCTTCAAAATCGTTTTTGTTTAAGCCTATGCCGTTATCTTCAACTGTAATGTCGACCCTATTGCCATCCCTCATATATTGTACCAGTACTTCCGTAGCCTTGGCGTGTTTAACGGCATTATTGATCAATTCTTGAATAACGCGGTACATGGTCACCTGTTGATTGAGATCGATTCCTTTTTCGGTACCGTAAAACTGCAGGGTAACCTTGGTGCCATTCCCGGTCATGCTACTGCAATAGTCCTTTAAGGCTGCCTGAAGACCGAACTTGACCAAGGTTTCCGGCATCATGTTTCGCGCAATGGAACGCAATTCGGTCAGGGCGTCATTCAGGTCCTTCGTTACCTTTTGCAATTGGGCCTTGGGGTATTCCTTGGGTTCGTCTTTGTTGAGTTTTGAGAGGTTAAGGCTAATGCCCGACAACCTTCCGCCTAAACCATCGTGCAAATCTATGGCAAGGCGTTTGCGTTCTTTTTCTTGGCCTTCTATCATGGCCGAAAATACTTCGTTTTCTTGCTTTTGCTTTAAAAGTGCTACTTCCTTCTCTTGCTCGCGTTCCTTTTTTCTTGCCCTTCTGAGCTTGTCGTTGTACGCATAGAAACCGACAAAGAGCAATAAGGCCAATAAACTGGCAATGGCTCCCAGGAGGTAGGTTTGTGACCTCTTGACCTGAAGTGCAAGGGCGGCCTCGCTCTTTTCGTTTTTAAGGGCCAGTATTTCCTTTTCCTTCTTAGCGGTTTTGTACTGTATCTCCAACTGTTGCATATCATTACCCAATTGCCTCGCCCGAATGCTGTCAACGGCGATTACATAATCCCTTAGGTAGTGGTATGCATCCTTGTAATTATCAAGTGCGGCCTCATATTTGGCAAGGATAAAATAAGAATTTACTTTGTCGGAGGGGGAGTGTTCGCTATCACTAAAGTTGATGTACTTTAAAGTATAGGCTATCGCTTTTTCAAAATCGCCCATTTTGGCATAAATCGTGGCATACCTTTGGTACAGTAGTTTTAAGTAGTGATACGATTTTTTGCCTTGATAAAACGCATAGGATGTATCCAAGGCTTCCAAGGCCTTGTCATACTCCTCTACCTTTCCGTAATAGAGTCCTAATTCCGCATAATAAGGCCCTCGATAGAACGAGTTGGGAATCTTGTCCAGATTTATTTTTGCGATGTCCAGAACAGATTTCATTTGATCTAAAGAATCCATACTCGCCAAACATGACGAAAAAGAGATGCTATGGTATAACATATCTTCGGGCGAGCCTATTTCTTGAAACTGTTTTTGGCTAATCTTGAACATTTCGTAAGACTCGTCCAACATCGCTAGACTATTGTATTTTACGGCCAGGTTGGTATTGCCGTTCGCCACGAACATTTTATCGCCCATTTTTTGTGCTATGGGTATGGTTTTCGCCGCCATTTCAATTTCTTTGGCGACATTGCCTTCGTAGCCGTAGGCCACCCCTAAATTGTAATAGCCCCGCAACCAAATTTTCATATTGGCCGCAGAAGAATCCTTGGCCACGAGCTTATCGGCCAAACGGTTTCCGACCTCAAAATACTTTTTGGCATTTTCAACGTCAAAATAATCGAGATAACCACCAGCCAAGTTAATGTGGGCATCGGCCATTCCCCTTAAATAATTGATTTTTTTGCTTAGGCCGATGGCCTTAAACCCGTTTTCAAAGCACTTTAAGGAATCTACGCCGCCATAGCTTCGCGCCAGTTCGCTAAGGACAAGTACACGGGTGGTATCGTGCTCCGCCATTTTAAGTGCATTTTCAAGGCTATCGATTCGCGTTTCACGCCCCGTTTGAGACCTCCCGAAAAACGATAGAAGAAGAATGAAAACAAATACAGTTGAACGCATTTAGTCCGATGGGTTTTTATTTATCAATAGCCAAGATACCATATCTATACCGCACAATAAACACCCCATAATCAATATACCGGAAAACCAGTAGAAAAAAATACAACGAAGGCGGTATTTCATGGGCGGCATTTTCAAAATACCTTGCCATCAACAAATCCGTATTCGCCCAAACTATCGGGTAGAACGCATAAAAACCAATGGTCACGGTGTCTCGCGCAGGTACCTTTAAAGAACGAATATATAATAACTAATGAAACGGACGCTAGTATTTTCGATTTTACTTTTCTTGGCCCTACTGGGATGTAAATCTCCGCGCTACTCTTTTGACGAGCTGCCCGATGTGCAACTGGTCTTCGGAAAGGGGGGCGGAATGGCAGGAATGGTAGACACTTATATCCTTCTTCAAAACGGACAATTGTTCCATCACAATTCCGTAACCGAAACGACCAAAGAACTACAAGCGCTCTCAAAAAAAGAGGCCAGCGCCTTTTTTATGGGAATCGAGGAACTCGGCCTTTCGGAAATCGATTTCTACCACCCGGGCAATAGCTATTTTTTTTTGGAGGAAGTCAAGGAAAATCAAAGACACAGGATCGTATGGGGAGCCAAAGATCACAAATTTTCCAAAGACTGCTTGGAATTTTATAAAGAGTTGAAAAGTCACATTAAATAACCGACCATGAAAAATAGACCTTATCTGCTCACCTTTGTTCTAGTCGTATTGGCGGCCTCTTCATTAAGGGCACAAGATACCTTTGATGATAAAAGACACGACAAGGGCACTACGGCCAAGACCGGGAGTATAAAAAAGTTCAACGCCTTAAAACTTGCGGCCAAAAAGAAGGGGCAAAGCCTACCGGGGCGCACCAATTTTCAGATGCCTTCGGTCTTTCAAATCACTTCCGGGGATGCGGTTTATGAGCACGAGGTTATTGGA is from Zobellia galactanivorans and encodes:
- a CDS encoding response regulator gives rise to the protein MINTIVLVDDNNATNFIHETYLRRVNCAENILAFTMGQKAIDYLSNAEAFPELIFIDINMPTMDAWEFMDLYSELDPKLKINTRVILLTTSIIPSDADKMTKYREIKDMMYKPLNEEAIRGIMHEHFNLSF
- a CDS encoding chemotaxis protein CheB, whose protein sequence is MTQPTSPSTENQHIKSQKNEFSIIGVGASAGGLEALKSFFEDLPAKFAHSFVVVQHLSPDYKSLMGELLSKNTDMPIIEVKKKTKVEPGTIYLLTPKKNIFVKDGHLLLENKPTDRTLNLPIDLFFKSLAREKTNKAIAVILSGTGSDGTSGARDIKEFGGMVMVQDPEQAEFESMPQNAINTHLVDYVLPTEQMGEELQRFMQHPAVYGSLEESILKDEETLIKILNFVNSQTKLDFEYYKRPTLIRMIARRIGVKRLDSLQEYKDFLLERPEEAHFLIREFLVGVTSFFRDDTVWDLLTNEIIPKLIYDKKKNDTIKCWCVGVSSGEEAYSLAIIINEELAKQNKKNLVKIFATDIEKNHLKDGSKGIYNESSVSNIPEKRLLANFTKKGDSYHINENIRRMVIFSKHNVLKDPPFNKMDISFCRNMLIYLQPAAQNKVLDVLHYSLNRNGILVLGSSESLSRQKNAFEELHRKQKIYRNIRPAKILGLQPYNSKNTLRNSFGTETIGYERNTKQFIVEALSDNLHLASIVIDSNFNIVDAYGELSNYISLPNKGFSMNLLKMVPESIAMVLSYSIRKVGTTNQKLKHENLNFSTGKEPVMANMHVASFQNPLNSNPSNFLVIIKPVELQSSHTLVLEETNVVPKNTRERELESELKETRESLKNMIEEVETSNEELQATNEELLASNEELQSTNEELQSVNEELHTVNAELQEKIEELAMLNSDLDNLFKSTDIGTVFLDKELRIRKFTPSVAKHFNLLENDVNRPLEHFASSFHKNNYKEFISDIKSVIINHVPKESEVKDAKGQWFLQKIVPFQDGGGNVAGATLSYVDINKLKSAEQRLQNQQLAIEQTTDSFWDLNIADNTYYVSHSIAEVLGYHKDEIEETIEFWSALAHPGDLKIQIEAMQKHIDSQGKEPYAVETRYKHKLGHYVTLLLRGKIMEWTEDGQPKRMIGTTTDVSMLKKLPKLEQDLLDRNMVFEQVLEITMAGFWDWNIAENSEYLSPTFKKMFGYDEHEMTGSAESWQRIVHPDDLPGVLEKLDAHVKSKGEIPYDNEIRYFHKNGSIVWVWCKGLVIEWGENGEPKRMVGSHINITQLKQLSRSNKELERFAYVASHDLQEPLRTIRDFVALFKDEYNTLLDNRANTYLEFIEEASSRMGELVKVILAYSKIGSNTKKEIVNLKEVVENVQKDLQIRIDSTKTKILIKELPTLTGHRVELHSLFLNLIGNSIKFISKDESPRIEIGTLTCEKGEHIYIRDNGIGIDKKNQEHIFQVFKRLHNQEDYEGTGIGLAHCKKIVELHNGKIWVESEMGKGSTFHFNLNL
- a CDS encoding response regulator; translated protein: MQHKPIQILIVDDHPMVIEGLKTLLSDDNRVTVKTHFMNGTDTLSYLEKDTADVILLDVNLPDINGVEMVTKILNIRANIGIIGLSTYSEPSIINQMIKNGVRGYLLKNATADELVNAISQVHQGHFYFGSEVQKILADSVTQEHNDLPKLTRREKHILTLIADGKTTNNIAEELFISPLTVETHRRNLMQKLEVSNAASLIKVAVEKQLI
- a CDS encoding tetratricopeptide repeat-containing sensor histidine kinase, whose amino-acid sequence is MRSTVFVFILLLSFFGRSQTGRETRIDSLENALKMAEHDTTRVLVLSELARSYGGVDSLKCFENGFKAIGLSKKINYLRGMADAHINLAGGYLDYFDVENAKKYFEVGNRLADKLVAKDSSAANMKIWLRGYYNLGVAYGYEGNVAKEIEMAAKTIPIAQKMGDKMFVANGNTNLAVKYNSLAMLDESYEMFKISQKQFQEIGSPEDMLYHSISFSSCLASMDSLDQMKSVLDIAKINLDKIPNSFYRGPYYAELGLYYGKVEEYDKALEALDTSYAFYQGKKSYHYLKLLYQRYATIYAKMGDFEKAIAYTLKYINFSDSEHSPSDKVNSYFILAKYEAALDNYKDAYHYLRDYVIAVDSIRARQLGNDMQQLEIQYKTAKKEKEILALKNEKSEAALALQVKRSQTYLLGAIASLLALLLFVGFYAYNDKLRRARKKEREQEKEVALLKQKQENEVFSAMIEGQEKERKRLAIDLHDGLGGRLSGISLNLSKLNKDEPKEYPKAQLQKVTKDLNDALTELRSIARNMMPETLVKFGLQAALKDYCSSMTGNGTKVTLQFYGTEKGIDLNQQVTMYRVIQELINNAVKHAKATEVLVQYMRDGNRVDITVEDNGIGLNKNDFEEKEGGMGISNLRTRVAYLKGDLEFHSEENEGTTVNVQITVDAA